One genomic region from Streptomyces venezuelae encodes:
- a CDS encoding SCO6745 family protein, translated as MVRRSTREGYLVESARVRQMWHLLEPLHALLYYAPEAFDEAAALGYDTAERWPSYFAWRSAPLGAAGPVGVASAFYSFSPGMVARYVPGGPSAAPADVLAARLRAVDRTYRAVLGEDTVKSPELTEAAALARRAAEAAGTEGRPLAAANAALPWPGAPHLVLWQAATILREHRGDGHLAALLVAGLDPVEALVSFAAVGAAPEAVFESRGWSAAEWSAARTRLAARGVLDADGTVTEAGRALRAEVELRTDELAAAPWDALGQDGTTRLAELLGGPWLSAIGSGLLPAENTLGIGKV; from the coding sequence ATGGTCCGCCGTTCAACACGAGAGGGGTACCTCGTGGAATCCGCACGCGTACGTCAGATGTGGCACCTGCTCGAACCCCTGCACGCCCTGCTCTACTACGCCCCCGAGGCCTTCGACGAGGCCGCCGCCCTCGGCTACGACACCGCCGAGCGCTGGCCCTCCTACTTCGCCTGGCGCTCCGCCCCGCTGGGCGCGGCCGGCCCGGTCGGGGTCGCCTCGGCCTTCTACAGCTTCAGTCCCGGGATGGTCGCCCGGTACGTCCCCGGCGGGCCCTCCGCGGCCCCCGCCGACGTCCTCGCCGCCCGCCTCCGTGCCGTCGACCGCACCTACCGGGCCGTCCTCGGCGAGGACACGGTCAAGAGCCCCGAGCTCACCGAGGCCGCCGCCCTCGCCCGCCGCGCCGCCGAGGCCGCCGGGACGGAGGGGCGCCCCCTCGCCGCCGCCAACGCCGCCCTGCCCTGGCCCGGGGCCCCGCACCTCGTCCTCTGGCAGGCCGCGACGATCCTGCGCGAGCACCGCGGCGACGGGCACCTCGCCGCGCTCCTCGTCGCCGGCCTCGACCCGGTCGAGGCGCTCGTCTCCTTCGCGGCGGTCGGCGCCGCCCCCGAGGCCGTGTTCGAGAGCCGCGGCTGGTCCGCCGCCGAGTGGTCCGCCGCCCGCACCCGCCTCGCGGCCCGCGGGGTCCTGGACGCGGACGGGACCGTCACCGAAGCCGGCCGCGCGCTCCGCGCCGAGGTCGAGCTGCGTACGGACGAACTCGCCGCCGCTCCCTGGGACGCCCTCGGCCAGGACGGCACCACCCGCCTCGCCGAACTGCTCGGCGGGCCCTGGCTCTCCGCGATCGGCTCCGGCCTGCTCCCCGCCGAGAACACCCTCGGCATCGGCAAGGTGTGA
- a CDS encoding N-acetyltransferase translates to MDLNISTLAARPELEGPMWSMLDLWPEFMMYDPVGWANIGRIVRELPEYVLVATDAEGKVVARGFSVPFRMDVDGRRELPPRGWDEVLLWAFSDLRAGREPDTVSAIEITVDTSALGNGVSHRMLAAMRDNTKRLGFSELVAPVRPNGKHLEAESSIHEYAFRTRESDGLPVDPWLRVHVRAGGVVEAVAPASMTVSGSVEQWRAWTGLPFDTDGPVEVEKALVPVHCEVSRGYAVYVEPNVWVRHSI, encoded by the coding sequence ATGGACCTGAACATATCGACCCTCGCCGCCCGTCCCGAGCTGGAAGGGCCGATGTGGAGCATGCTCGACCTCTGGCCCGAGTTCATGATGTACGACCCGGTGGGCTGGGCGAACATCGGCCGGATCGTGCGTGAGCTGCCCGAGTACGTCCTCGTCGCCACCGACGCCGAGGGCAAGGTCGTCGCGCGCGGCTTCAGCGTCCCCTTCCGGATGGACGTCGACGGCCGCCGCGAGCTGCCGCCCCGGGGCTGGGACGAGGTGCTGCTCTGGGCCTTCTCGGACCTGCGGGCCGGCCGCGAGCCGGACACCGTCAGCGCGATCGAGATCACGGTCGACACGAGCGCGCTGGGCAACGGCGTCTCGCACCGGATGCTCGCCGCGATGCGGGACAACACGAAGCGGCTCGGCTTCTCGGAGCTCGTCGCCCCGGTCCGCCCCAACGGCAAGCACCTGGAGGCGGAGTCCTCCATCCACGAGTACGCCTTCCGCACCCGCGAGTCCGACGGCCTGCCGGTCGACCCGTGGCTGCGCGTCCACGTCCGCGCGGGCGGTGTCGTCGAGGCGGTGGCCCCGGCGTCGATGACGGTCAGCGGTTCCGTCGAGCAGTGGCGCGCGTGGACGGGGCTGCCCTTCGACACGGACGGCCCGGTCGAGGTCGAGAAGGCCCTCGTCCCGGTCCACTGCGAGGTCTCGCGCGGGTACGCCGTCTACGTCGAGCCCAACGTGTGGGTGCGGCACAGCATCTGA
- the mfd gene encoding transcription-repair coupling factor, producing the protein MSLHGLLDVVVKDAALAEAVKAAADGNRPHVDLVGPAAARPFAVAALARDSGRPVLAVTATGREAEDLAAALRSLLDPDTVAEYPSWETLPHERLSPRSDTVGRRLAVLRRLAHPRDDDPAAGPVSVVVAPIRSVLQPQVKGLGDLEPVALRSGQTADLNEVVEGLAAAAYSRVELVEKRGEFAVRGGILDVFPPTEEHPLRIEFWGDDVEEIRYFKVADQRSLEVAEHGLWAPPCRELLLTEDVRERAAALAEEHPELGELLNKIAEGIAVEGMESLAPVLVDDMELLLDVLPKGAMAVVCDPERVRTRASDLVATSQEFLQASWAATAGGGEAPIDVGAASLWGIADVRDRARELDIAWWSVSPFAADEVLSGDTLTLGMHAPESYRGDTARALADTKGWLAEGWRTVYVTEAHGPATRTVEVLGGEGIAARLDADLAEISPSVVHVATGSIDYGFVDPALKLAVLTETDLSGQKAAGKDGQRMPAKRRKTIDPLTLEVGDYIVHEQHGVGRYVEMVQRTVQGATREYLLVEYAPAKRGQPGDRLYIPTDQLEQVTKYVGGEAPTLHRLGGADWTKTKARAKKAVKEIAADLIKLYSARMAAPGHAFGQDTPWQRELEDAFPYAETPDQLSTIAEVKEDMEKTVPMDRLICGDVGYGKTEIAVRAAFKAVQDGKQVAVLVPTTLLVQQHFGTFSERYSQFPVNVRALSRFQTDTEAKATLEGMREGSVDVVIGTHRLFASETKFKDLGLVIVDEEQRFGVEHKEQLKKLRANVDVLTMSATPIPRTLEMAVTGIREMSTITTPPEERHPVLTFVGPYEEKQIGAAIRRELLREGQVFYIHNRVDSIDRAAARLREIVPEARIATAHGQMSESALEQVVVDFWEKKFDVLVSTTIVESGIDISNANTLIVERGDNFGLSQLHQLRGRVGRGRERGYAYFLYPPEKPLTETAHERLATIAQHTEMGAGMYVAMKDLEIRGAGNLLGGEQSGHIAGVGFDLYVRMVGEAVADYRAQMEGGAEEEAPLEVKIELPVDAHMPHDYAPGERLRLQAYRSIASANSEEDIRAVREELTDRYGKLPEPVENLLLVAGLRMLARACGVGEIVLQGPNIRFAPVELRESQELRLKRLYPRTVIKPAVHQILVPRPTSGKIGGKPVVGRELLAWTGEFLTTILGS; encoded by the coding sequence ATGAGCCTGCACGGCCTGCTTGATGTAGTCGTCAAGGACGCGGCCCTCGCCGAGGCGGTGAAGGCCGCCGCCGACGGCAACCGCCCGCACGTCGACCTGGTCGGGCCCGCCGCCGCACGGCCGTTCGCCGTGGCCGCGCTCGCCCGTGACTCGGGGCGCCCGGTCCTCGCCGTCACCGCGACCGGCCGGGAGGCCGAGGACCTGGCCGCCGCGCTCCGCTCGCTCCTCGACCCCGACACGGTCGCCGAGTACCCCTCCTGGGAGACCCTGCCGCACGAGCGGCTCTCGCCCCGCTCCGACACCGTCGGCCGCCGCCTCGCCGTGCTGCGCCGCCTCGCGCACCCCCGCGACGACGACCCGGCCGCCGGCCCCGTCAGCGTCGTCGTCGCGCCCATCCGCTCCGTGCTCCAGCCGCAGGTCAAGGGCCTCGGCGACCTGGAGCCGGTGGCGCTGCGCAGCGGGCAGACGGCGGATCTGAACGAGGTCGTCGAGGGCCTCGCGGCCGCCGCGTACTCCCGGGTCGAGCTCGTCGAGAAGCGCGGCGAGTTCGCCGTGCGCGGCGGCATCCTGGACGTCTTCCCGCCCACCGAGGAGCACCCGCTCCGCATCGAGTTCTGGGGCGACGACGTCGAGGAGATCCGCTACTTCAAGGTGGCGGACCAGCGCTCCCTCGAAGTCGCCGAGCACGGCCTGTGGGCGCCGCCCTGCCGCGAGCTGCTCCTGACCGAGGACGTACGGGAGCGGGCGGCGGCGCTCGCCGAGGAGCACCCGGAGCTGGGCGAGCTCCTGAACAAGATCGCGGAGGGGATCGCGGTCGAGGGCATGGAGTCCCTGGCGCCGGTCCTCGTCGACGACATGGAGCTGCTGCTCGACGTGCTGCCGAAGGGCGCCATGGCCGTCGTCTGCGACCCGGAGCGGGTCCGGACCCGGGCCTCGGACCTGGTGGCGACGTCGCAGGAGTTCCTCCAGGCCTCGTGGGCGGCGACCGCGGGCGGCGGCGAGGCCCCGATCGACGTCGGCGCGGCCTCCCTGTGGGGGATCGCGGACGTCCGCGACCGGGCGCGCGAGCTGGACATCGCCTGGTGGTCGGTGTCGCCGTTCGCGGCGGACGAGGTCCTTTCGGGGGACACCCTCACCCTCGGCATGCACGCCCCCGAGTCGTACCGCGGCGACACCGCCCGCGCGCTCGCCGACACCAAGGGCTGGCTGGCCGAGGGCTGGCGGACGGTGTACGTGACGGAGGCCCACGGCCCCGCCACGCGTACGGTCGAGGTCCTCGGCGGCGAGGGCATCGCCGCGCGTCTCGACGCCGACCTCGCGGAGATCTCGCCGTCCGTCGTCCATGTCGCGACCGGCTCCATCGACTACGGCTTCGTCGACCCGGCGCTGAAGCTCGCCGTCCTCACCGAGACCGACCTGTCCGGCCAGAAGGCGGCCGGCAAGGACGGCCAGCGGATGCCGGCCAAGCGCCGCAAGACCATCGACCCGCTGACCCTGGAGGTCGGCGACTACATCGTGCACGAGCAGCACGGCGTCGGCCGCTACGTGGAGATGGTCCAGCGGACCGTGCAGGGCGCGACCCGCGAGTACCTCCTCGTCGAGTACGCCCCCGCCAAGCGCGGCCAGCCCGGCGACCGGCTGTACATCCCCACCGACCAGCTGGAGCAGGTCACCAAGTACGTCGGCGGCGAGGCGCCCACCCTGCACCGGCTCGGCGGCGCGGACTGGACGAAGACGAAGGCGCGCGCGAAGAAGGCCGTCAAGGAGATCGCCGCCGACCTGATCAAGCTGTACTCGGCCCGGATGGCGGCCCCCGGCCACGCCTTCGGCCAGGACACCCCGTGGCAGCGCGAGCTGGAGGACGCCTTCCCGTACGCGGAGACCCCCGACCAGCTGTCCACGATCGCCGAGGTCAAGGAGGACATGGAGAAGACCGTCCCCATGGACCGCCTGATCTGCGGCGACGTCGGCTACGGCAAGACGGAGATCGCGGTCCGCGCCGCCTTCAAGGCCGTCCAGGACGGCAAGCAGGTCGCCGTCCTCGTCCCGACGACGCTGCTCGTGCAGCAGCACTTCGGCACGTTCAGCGAGCGGTACTCGCAGTTCCCGGTGAACGTCCGGGCACTCTCCCGCTTCCAGACCGACACCGAGGCGAAGGCGACCCTGGAGGGGATGCGGGAGGGCTCGGTCGACGTCGTCATCGGCACCCACCGCCTCTTCGCCTCCGAGACGAAGTTCAAGGACCTGGGCCTGGTCATCGTCGACGAGGAGCAGCGCTTCGGCGTCGAGCACAAGGAGCAGCTGAAGAAGCTCCGCGCCAACGTCGACGTGCTGACGATGTCGGCCACCCCGATCCCGCGAACCCTGGAGATGGCGGTCACGGGCATCCGCGAGATGTCGACGATCACGACCCCGCCGGAGGAGCGGCACCCGGTCCTCACCTTCGTCGGCCCGTACGAGGAGAAGCAGATCGGCGCGGCCATCCGCCGTGAACTCCTGCGCGAGGGCCAGGTCTTCTACATCCACAACCGTGTCGACTCCATCGACCGCGCGGCCGCCCGGCTCCGGGAGATCGTGCCGGAGGCGCGGATCGCCACGGCCCACGGCCAGATGTCGGAATCGGCCCTGGAGCAGGTGGTCGTCGACTTCTGGGAGAAGAAGTTCGACGTGCTCGTCTCGACGACGATCGTCGAATCGGGCATCGACATCTCCAACGCCAACACCCTGATCGTGGAGCGCGGCGACAACTTCGGCCTCTCGCAGCTCCACCAGCTGCGCGGCCGCGTCGGCCGTGGCCGCGAGCGCGGTTACGCGTACTTCCTGTACCCGCCGGAGAAGCCGCTGACGGAGACCGCGCACGAGCGGCTCGCGACGATCGCCCAGCACACCGAGATGGGCGCCGGCATGTACGTGGCGATGAAGGACCTGGAGATCCGCGGCGCGGGCAACCTCCTCGGCGGCGAGCAGTCCGGCCACATCGCCGGCGTCGGCTTCGACCTGTACGTCCGCATGGTCGGCGAGGCGGTCGCGGACTACCGGGCGCAGATGGAGGGCGGCGCGGAGGAGGAGGCGCCGCTGGAAGTCAAGATCGAGCTCCCGGTCGACGCCCATATGCCGCACGACTACGCGCCGGGGGAGCGGCTCCGCCTCCAGGCCTACCGCTCGATCGCCTCCGCGAACTCGGAGGAGGACATCAGGGCCGTACGCGAGGAACTCACCGACCGCTACGGCAAGCTGCCGGAACCGGTGGAGAACCTGCTGCTCGTGGCGGGCCTGCGGATGCTGGCGCGCGCGTGCGGAGTCGGCGAGATCGTCCTCCAGGGCCCGAACATCCGCTTCGCGCCGGTGGAGTTGAGGGAGTCGCAGGAACTGCGGCTGAAGCGGCTGTACCCCCGGACGGTGATCAAGCCGGCGGTGCACCAGATCCTGGTGCCGCGGCCGACGAGCGGGAAGATCGGGGGGAAGCCGGTGGTGGGGCGCGAACTGCTCGCGTGGACCGGGGAGTTCCTCACGACGATCCTGGGTTCGTGA
- a CDS encoding TetR/AcrR family transcriptional regulator, translating to MSPSRKTYHHGDLRQSVLAAALDVIAAEGPGALSLRDLARRAGVSHAAPAHHFKDRTGLLTAIATEGYDLLAATLAGTPELRERGVRYVRFATDHPAHFQVMFQPGLLRADDPELLAARERASAELRAGVAGLPDVPDARTAGIAAWSLAHGFATLVLTGNVEAALGGREPEEYFRSLTGLLFAGQLPEESGH from the coding sequence ATGAGTCCGAGCCGGAAGACCTACCACCACGGCGACCTGCGGCAGTCCGTCCTCGCCGCCGCCCTCGACGTGATCGCCGCCGAGGGCCCCGGGGCACTGAGCCTGCGCGACCTCGCCCGCCGCGCCGGCGTCTCCCACGCGGCCCCCGCCCACCACTTCAAGGACCGCACCGGCCTCCTCACCGCCATCGCCACCGAGGGGTACGACCTCCTGGCCGCGACCCTCGCCGGGACGCCCGAGCTGCGCGAACGCGGCGTGCGGTACGTACGGTTCGCGACGGACCACCCCGCCCACTTCCAGGTGATGTTCCAGCCGGGCCTGCTCCGCGCCGACGATCCGGAGCTCCTCGCCGCCAGGGAACGGGCCTCCGCCGAACTCCGCGCGGGCGTGGCCGGCCTGCCGGACGTCCCCGACGCCCGCACGGCGGGCATCGCCGCCTGGTCGCTCGCCCACGGCTTCGCGACCCTGGTCCTCACCGGGAACGTCGAGGCGGCGCTGGGCGGCCGGGAGCCGGAGGAGTACTTCCGCTCCCTGACCGGCCTCCTCTTCGCCGGCCAACTCCCCGAGGAGAGCGGGCATTAG
- a CDS encoding N-6 DNA methylase — MTAAGIARLAGVGRAAVSNWRRRHSDFPKPVGGTETSPSFALADVERWLREQGKLAEVPLRERVWQQIAGHPAGAVTALVHAGCALLLVRDRSAAWPALAALPDERLTGVLPVALEETLTGRLGPERAVLTPTVSALAPSVPLLRGAAELAAEMGGVRPAFEFLLGRHLDANPRQYTLTPPGPASLMAALATGGTASAAADGTRAPLTVLDPACGTGGLLSAVERPGAVCGQDADHDLAALTALRLALSAETAADIRVRSGDSLRADAFPALAADAVLCHPPFNERNWGHDELAYDPRWEYGFPARTESELAWVQHALARLRPGGTAVLLMPPAAASRRSGRRIRADLLRRGALRAVVALPAGAAPPYGIPLHLWVLRRPVPGERPAAELLLVDTASEHTGQGGRDGQGRDGRDSRDRLDWPAVHTAVLDAWTAFDRDGTLAATPGESRAVPVIELLDDDVDLAPARHLPPRAAAEGATQLALVRERLAETLHRTRELTPAPVTEPATAGGGPAGATAGTTTVGELARAGALTLHAGGAGTAPAGAPVAVLTDHDVLAAQPPSGTLPDGPPEDPVLLAAGDVVVPVLGGGAAVRVVDTPAEGAALGRNLQLLRPDRAALDPWFLAGFLRATANTRQASSYASTATRLDVRRLQLPRLPLAEQRRFGERFRALAEFEESLRQASRLGEQLVQGLYDGLADGTVEP, encoded by the coding sequence GTGACCGCCGCCGGGATCGCCCGGCTCGCCGGGGTCGGCCGGGCAGCCGTCAGCAACTGGCGCCGCCGCCACTCCGACTTCCCCAAGCCCGTGGGCGGCACGGAGACCAGCCCCTCCTTCGCCCTCGCCGACGTCGAGCGGTGGCTCCGCGAGCAGGGCAAGCTGGCCGAGGTCCCCCTGCGCGAGCGCGTGTGGCAGCAGATCGCGGGCCACCCCGCCGGCGCCGTCACCGCCCTCGTCCACGCGGGCTGCGCCCTCCTGCTCGTACGGGACAGGTCGGCGGCCTGGCCGGCGCTCGCCGCGCTGCCGGACGAGCGGCTCACGGGCGTCCTCCCCGTCGCTTTGGAGGAGACGCTCACCGGGCGCCTCGGCCCCGAGCGGGCCGTCCTGACCCCCACCGTCTCCGCGCTCGCCCCCTCCGTCCCCCTCCTCCGAGGGGCCGCCGAGCTCGCGGCGGAGATGGGCGGAGTCCGCCCGGCCTTCGAGTTCCTGCTCGGCCGTCACCTCGACGCCAACCCCCGGCAGTACACGCTGACCCCGCCAGGACCCGCCTCCCTGATGGCCGCCCTCGCGACCGGCGGCACGGCGTCGGCGGCCGCCGACGGCACCCGTGCCCCGCTCACCGTCCTCGACCCCGCCTGCGGCACCGGCGGCCTGCTCAGCGCGGTCGAGCGGCCCGGCGCCGTCTGCGGCCAGGACGCCGACCACGACCTCGCCGCGCTCACCGCCCTCCGCCTGGCCCTCTCCGCCGAGACCGCCGCCGACATCCGCGTCCGCTCCGGCGACAGTCTCCGCGCCGACGCGTTCCCGGCGCTCGCCGCCGACGCCGTCCTGTGCCATCCGCCGTTCAACGAGCGCAACTGGGGCCACGACGAACTGGCCTACGACCCCCGCTGGGAGTACGGCTTCCCGGCCCGTACGGAGTCCGAGCTCGCCTGGGTGCAGCACGCCCTGGCCCGCCTCCGCCCCGGCGGCACCGCCGTCCTCCTCATGCCGCCCGCCGCCGCCTCCCGCCGCTCCGGCCGCCGGATCCGCGCCGACCTGCTCCGCCGGGGTGCCCTCCGCGCGGTCGTCGCTCTCCCGGCCGGTGCCGCACCGCCGTACGGCATCCCGCTCCACCTCTGGGTCCTGCGCAGGCCCGTCCCCGGCGAGCGCCCCGCCGCCGAACTGCTCCTCGTCGACACCGCGTCCGAGCACACGGGCCAAGGCGGCCGGGACGGCCAGGGCAGGGACGGCAGGGACAGCCGGGACCGGCTCGACTGGCCGGCCGTCCACACGGCCGTACTGGACGCCTGGACGGCCTTCGACCGGGACGGGACCCTCGCCGCGACCCCCGGGGAGAGCCGCGCCGTCCCCGTCATCGAGCTCCTCGACGACGACGTCGACCTCGCCCCGGCCCGCCACCTCCCGCCCCGCGCCGCCGCCGAGGGCGCGACCCAGCTGGCCCTGGTCCGCGAGCGGCTCGCCGAGACCCTGCACCGGACCCGCGAGCTGACGCCGGCGCCCGTGACCGAGCCCGCCACGGCCGGGGGAGGCCCGGCCGGTGCCACGGCCGGCACGACCACCGTCGGCGAACTGGCGCGCGCCGGAGCCCTGACCCTGCACGCGGGCGGCGCGGGCACGGCCCCCGCCGGCGCCCCCGTCGCGGTCCTCACCGACCACGACGTCCTCGCCGCCCAGCCGCCCTCCGGCACGCTCCCCGACGGCCCGCCCGAGGACCCGGTCCTCCTCGCCGCCGGTGACGTCGTCGTCCCGGTCCTCGGCGGCGGCGCGGCCGTCCGCGTCGTCGACACCCCTGCCGAGGGAGCCGCCCTCGGGCGCAACCTCCAACTGCTCCGCCCCGACCGGGCAGCCCTCGACCCGTGGTTCCTGGCCGGATTCCTCCGGGCCACCGCCAACACCCGGCAGGCCAGCAGCTACGCCTCCACCGCGACCAGGCTCGACGTGCGCCGCCTCCAGCTGCCGCGCCTGCCCCTGGCCGAACAGCGCCGGTTCGGCGAGCGGTTCCGTGCCCTCGCGGAGTT
- a CDS encoding HNH endonuclease family protein, whose product MATACTPRSDTPAADGGSGGKPAARGTALAAVDTLTVKGRAPKTGYAREEFGRAWADVDGNGCGTRDDILRRDLSGVRFTDGRCKVASGTLMDDPYTGTTVAYVRGRSKVDIDHVVALSDAWQKGARWWDADTRRRFANDPLNLLAVDSSANRRKSDGDAATWLPPNKAYRCTYVARQVSVKQKYSVWVTGAERDAMKRVLKGCPQQKLP is encoded by the coding sequence ATGGCCACCGCCTGCACGCCCCGCTCCGACACCCCCGCAGCCGACGGCGGCTCGGGCGGGAAGCCCGCCGCGCGCGGCACCGCGCTCGCCGCCGTGGACACCCTCACGGTCAAGGGCCGGGCCCCGAAGACCGGTTACGCGCGGGAGGAGTTCGGCCGGGCCTGGGCGGATGTCGACGGCAACGGCTGCGGCACCCGCGACGACATACTCCGGCGCGACCTGTCCGGCGTCCGCTTCACGGACGGCCGCTGCAAGGTCGCCTCCGGCACCCTCATGGACGACCCGTACACCGGCACCACCGTCGCGTACGTCCGGGGCCGCAGCAAGGTCGACATCGACCACGTCGTGGCGCTCTCCGACGCCTGGCAGAAGGGCGCCAGGTGGTGGGACGCGGACACCCGCCGCCGCTTCGCCAACGACCCCCTCAACCTCCTCGCCGTCGACTCCTCGGCGAACCGGCGCAAGTCCGACGGCGACGCCGCGACCTGGCTCCCGCCGAACAAGGCGTACCGCTGCACGTACGTGGCCCGGCAGGTCTCCGTGAAGCAGAAGTACAGCGTGTGGGTGACGGGCGCCGAGCGGGACGCGATGAAGCGGGTCCTCAAGGGCTGCCCGCAGCAGAAACTCCCGTAG
- a CDS encoding DUF4190 domain-containing protein codes for MSYDTQVPAAAPRQVMRNGLGTAALILGIIGTVSGLIPLLFWLAGTLGVIALVLGLVGKGRVKRGEASNKGVTITGAILGLVSLILATVGLIITVTAVSDAVEEIDKSIKDAAPKDPTKAGASSGDAGTSDKGTADKGKALADGDTSVYDNDLKITVSDPKAYTASEYAVGHTKGNKAYQVTVVVENGGKKNFDAVGVLLSARAGTDGVEAEQIFDEKVGAGFQGAVLPGKKATLTVAFDTPKDAKNLTVEVNPGFDYNASQWELKLG; via the coding sequence ATGTCGTACGACACTCAGGTCCCCGCCGCCGCCCCGCGGCAGGTCATGCGCAACGGCCTCGGCACCGCGGCCCTGATCCTCGGCATCATCGGCACGGTCTCCGGCCTCATCCCGCTGCTCTTCTGGCTGGCCGGCACCCTCGGCGTCATCGCGCTGGTCCTGGGCCTCGTCGGCAAGGGCCGGGTGAAGCGCGGCGAGGCGAGCAACAAGGGCGTGACGATCACCGGCGCGATCCTGGGCCTCGTGTCCCTGATCCTCGCGACGGTCGGCCTGATCATCACGGTCACGGCGGTCAGCGACGCGGTCGAGGAGATCGACAAGAGCATCAAGGACGCGGCGCCGAAGGACCCGACGAAGGCCGGGGCCTCGTCGGGCGACGCCGGGACGTCGGACAAGGGGACGGCGGACAAGGGCAAGGCCCTGGCGGACGGCGACACCTCGGTCTACGACAACGACCTGAAGATCACGGTCTCGGACCCGAAGGCGTACACCGCCAGCGAGTACGCGGTCGGCCACACCAAGGGCAACAAGGCCTACCAGGTCACCGTCGTCGTCGAGAACGGCGGCAAGAAGAACTTCGACGCCGTCGGCGTCCTGCTGAGCGCACGCGCCGGCACCGACGGCGTCGAGGCGGAGCAGATCTTCGACGAGAAGGTCGGCGCGGGCTTCCAGGGCGCCGTCCTGCCCGGCAAGAAGGCCACGCTCACCGTCGCCTTCGACACCCCGAAGGACGCCAAGAACCTGACCGTCGAGGTCAACCCCGGCTTCGACTACAACGCCTCGCAGTGGGAGCTGAAGCTCGGCTGA
- a CDS encoding SGNH/GDSL hydrolase family protein yields MHTTNTLRRTAIAVLTAATLGLAPTALADSGHQGPSWRAAWAASPQSPTAPFTANWSQQGFENHTVRQVVRVTTGGTRARIELTNRYGSTPLRITGATVARTAEGGAVRPGSVRPLRFDGRASVTIPAGGTLLSDAANLPVEAFGSLTVTLYLAEKTGPATFHHFSSATSYRADGDHRGDLTGTAFRETSASWYFLSGVEVTGGRDTGRRNGVVTFGDSITDGVGSKLDANGRYPDELAERLAESGRPRAVVNHGIAGNQVVNDTTWAGERALKRFRQDVLTEPGVRTVIVLEGINDIGGSTATFPAPPTPDVSAAQLIAGHRTLIREAHAKGLKVVGATLTPIKGSFYDTPANEAKREAVNDWIRTSGAYDAVVDFDRAVADPTDPDRILPAYDSGDGLHPNDAGYEAMAEAVDLNEL; encoded by the coding sequence ATGCATACGACGAACACCCTGCGCCGCACCGCCATAGCCGTCCTCACCGCCGCCACCCTCGGATTAGCCCCCACCGCACTCGCCGACTCCGGCCACCAGGGCCCCTCCTGGCGGGCCGCCTGGGCCGCCTCCCCGCAGTCGCCGACCGCGCCCTTCACCGCCAACTGGTCGCAGCAGGGCTTCGAGAACCACACCGTCCGCCAGGTCGTCCGGGTCACCACCGGCGGCACCCGGGCCCGGATCGAGCTGACGAACCGATACGGCTCCACTCCACTGCGGATCACCGGCGCGACCGTGGCCCGTACCGCCGAGGGCGGCGCGGTGCGCCCCGGCTCCGTACGCCCCCTCCGCTTCGACGGCCGCGCGTCGGTGACGATCCCGGCCGGCGGCACCCTCCTCAGCGACGCCGCGAACCTCCCCGTCGAGGCCTTCGGCTCGCTCACCGTCACCCTCTACCTCGCGGAGAAGACCGGCCCCGCCACCTTCCACCACTTCTCCTCGGCCACCAGCTACCGCGCCGACGGCGACCACCGGGGCGACCTGACCGGCACGGCCTTCCGGGAGACCAGCGCGTCCTGGTACTTCCTCTCCGGCGTCGAGGTCACCGGCGGCCGGGACACCGGACGCCGGAACGGCGTCGTGACCTTCGGCGACTCCATCACCGACGGCGTCGGCTCCAAGCTCGACGCCAACGGCCGCTACCCCGACGAGCTCGCGGAACGCCTCGCCGAGTCCGGGCGTCCGCGCGCCGTCGTCAACCACGGGATCGCCGGCAACCAGGTCGTCAACGACACCACCTGGGCGGGCGAGAGGGCCCTCAAGCGCTTCCGTCAGGACGTCCTCACGGAGCCCGGCGTCCGGACCGTGATCGTCCTCGAAGGCATCAACGACATCGGCGGCAGCACGGCGACCTTCCCCGCCCCGCCCACCCCCGACGTCTCCGCCGCACAGCTCATCGCGGGCCACCGCACCCTGATCCGCGAGGCGCACGCGAAGGGCCTCAAGGTCGTCGGCGCGACCCTCACCCCGATCAAGGGCTCCTTCTACGACACCCCGGCGAACGAGGCCAAGCGGGAGGCCGTCAACGACTGGATCCGCACGTCCGGCGCGTACGACGCGGTCGTCGACTTCGACCGCGCGGTGGCGGACCCGACGGACCCGGACCGCATCCTCCCGGCGTACGACTCGGGCGACGGCCTCCACCCGAACGACGCGGGCTACGAGGCGATGGCCGAAGCGGTGGACCTGAACGAGCTGTAG